In Anomaloglossus baeobatrachus isolate aAnoBae1 chromosome 2, aAnoBae1.hap1, whole genome shotgun sequence, the DNA window tgaagaggggagtagtaatgACCGAAGCGTGGGGTGGTGGCGccagcaaggacaggcggacacagtctctgcaggttcaaggttttctttactcacagtcctggttttacccggaagatgccggtcaccgctgtgatgggccccagtcgatcccggatccgttaGAGGTCAGAACCGGTATAGTGGATGATGGGCCCTTCATCCTTGTGCTTGGTGTTGGATCCCCTTGAGCTGAAGCTCATGcggaccccggttcttgaaaagtgttttaCTCCCATCCTGTATGCAGGTGCCACGAGTCCATTGTGGGGCCAGCCTTGGAacacaaccccggatcctatatagcactgtgcttcgggaactgtgggggccagagggacatgaaatccccctggcctgcagattttggtggacaacctgaagtataatccaccctaggattctgcaccctgcactgcgccagtcccgagggagcaatgaagctctcgccTCGGCGACCGTAtggactcctgcgtcccaccagagcctctggtaaaacccgactgctttcttcctctcctgctggagaacttctAACTGTTTTCTTACGCCTAACTCCCCTGGTGGCTGTTCCTCCCCTGGTTCCCAGTTGCTAGAGGGTGTcatccccccatgtttggtgactgccttaagacccaaacCTAGATGGTCCCCAGTagggaggccaacctggttgtgtgtatgagttgatGTGTGGTGGAACCGGTACTGACcttctctggatccaggatgagtactgcaccttaagtgaggtgcaatacctttggcgactgaagcctcaggggcgccacagaaccagtcgtcctgtccctgcagctgaaaaacacccccatagcatgatgttgcTACCACCATGTGTCACTGGTGGGATTCTATTGGACAAGTGATGAGAAGTGCCTGGTTTTCTAcatacataccgcttagaattctcaccaaaaagttatatctttgtctcatcagaccatagaatcttatttctcatagtctgggagtccttcatgtgttttttcacTAACTCTATACGggctttcatatgttttgcactgaggagaggcttccgttggccactccaccataaaggcccgactggtggaggctgcagtgatagttgactttgtggaactttctcccatctccctactgcatctttggagctcagccacagtgatcttggggttcttcattacatctctcaccaaggctcttctcccatgattgctcagtttggctggacagccaggtctaggaagagctgtggtggtcccaaacttcttccatttaaggattatggaggccactgtgctcttaggaactttgagtactgcagaaactcttttgtaaccttggccagatctgtgccttgccacaattctgtctctgagctccttgggcaattcCTTTGACATCATGAttgtcatttggtgtgacatgcagtgtgagctgtgaggtcttatatagacaggtctgTGTGTTTTTCCAAATaacgtcctatcagtttaattacacacagctggactccaatgaaggagaagaaccatctcaattaggatcacaaggaaatggacagcatgtgacctaaatatgagtgtctgatcaaaggggctgaatacttatgaccatgtgagatatcagtttttcttgtttaataaatttgcaaaaatttctaaatttctgtttttttctctgACAAGATGGGAtgcaaattaacttttttgaatttaccaaatggctacaatgaaacaaagagtgaaaaatttaaaggggtctgactaGTTTCCGTACCCACTATATATGTACCTCACAAGGATGCCACTGATAGATACAACTCAtctgaaaaacaaacaaaccttcATATGACTATGTCGCCAAAAacattaaaaagttatggctcctggaacATGAATGCCAAAAGAAAATGGACCAAAAATGGTCTGTCCTAAAGGTCAAAATTAGCTGTGACATCAAGGGGTTAATCGTCATATGTGCCATTTCTTTTATTTGTAAATAATTTAGGTAGATATTCTTTATATGCTTGACTGCATGTTATAGGTGCACTGCTTTATCTATATGTTGTTGTCTTGCTATATTGACTTTTTGAATACCCCATCTGGCTCAAAGCACAGAAACGATAAattataaattacattttttttgtttcaaaatgcaatttttttttctttttcccagaCGAAGACCGCTTCATAGGCCTTGATGGACAACTCTTTTCATCTCCTTATCCCAAAGTAGAGGATTATCAATCACAAATCGGCAAGGAAAGAGCTGGACATAAAGCTTTTACAAGTTCTGAACGTGAAGAAAATTCTCACCTTTCCATGCACGAGAAAATTCACATAGATGAAAAATCATTTTCATGCCTAGAATGTGGGAACAATTTTAGCCAAAAATCAAGCCTTGTAGATCATCTAAGAATTCACATAGAGGAGAAGCCCTACTCATGTGGAATTTGTGAGGAGTGCTTCAGCCAGAAATCGAATCTCGTGGAACATCTAAGCATTCACACAGGAGATAAAGCAAATTCatgcttagaatgtgggaaatgttttactctaaAATCCGATCTCGTGAAGCAtttaagaattcacacaggggagaagccatttacgtgctcagaatgtgggaaatgttttactaataAATCACATCTTGTAGATCAtgtaaaaattcacacaggggagaagccatttgcatgttcagaatgtgggaaaagttttaccCATAAATCAAATCTTCTAGATCATTTAAAAACTCACACCGGGGAGAAACCATTCTCATGCCTGGAATGCGGAAAGTTATTTAAGCTTAAAAATCATCTTGATAAacatgaaagaattcacacaggggagaagccgtattcatgtacagagtgtgggaaatgttttacgcaTAAATCTGCTTATGTTCTACATctgagaactcatacaggggagaaaccatactcatgctcagaatgtgggaaatgttttacttacaAATCAGGTTTTAACCATCATCTGAGAAGTCATGCAGGGGAGAAGCCGtactcatgtccagaatgtgggaaatgttatagctATAAATCAAGTCTTGTAGAACATAtaagaactcacacgggggaaaaGCCGTTtaaatgttcagaatgtggaaaatgcttcAACCATAAATCAAATCTTGCTGATCATCTAAGAACTCACACAggcgagaagcctttttcatgtacaATATGTGGGAAGTGCTTTACGAAGAAAACATCTCTTGTAGAACATTtgcgaattcacacaggggagaaaccatattcatgttcacagTGCACGAAATGCTTTAGCCAGAAATCAGCTTTTCTTGCCCATCAGAAAGATCATTTGGGAGAGAAAACATCTTAATGTACAGACTATAGGAAATCTGTCTGTTCTATTATTGTATCTATTGCTTTTTTCTGGCTAACAGTATAAAAAAACATTACCGTTATCCAAATTCAATTAGTGTGCTGCATTCTAAAATTCTCATTTGTGAGAGCAAAGTCTAAATGTGTAAAGGTTTGGGCACACCTGGTCAAAGTTACTGTTATTGTgagcagttaagcaagttgaagatgaagtgatctctaaaaggcataaagttaatcctttttggatttTATGCAAAAAAAGTCATCTTTTACATTTTcagaattacaaaaaggaaaatgggccgatgcaaaagtttgggcacccttggaaatttgtgtgctctgataactttgaccaaggtttcagacctcaaTTAGCCTGTTTGGGTTATGttttgttcactatcatcgttagaaaagggcgggtgatagaaatttcacagctttattaaAACCCAGCCTCCTaaacttgtgccaaaaaacagtagCCATGGAttattctaagcagctgcctagcactctgaaaatgatggAGGTCCACAAAGGAGgataaggctataagaagatagcaaagttttttcaagttgccctttcctcagtttaaaatgtaattaagaaatggatcTAACAGGAATAGTGGAGAGCCACATTTCTGTGAGACCTGCTGGTAGGATtattagagaggcaaatcagaaccccctgcgtgcttgcaaaagaccttcaggaagatttagtagACTTTTgatttgtggtacattgttctacttttcagaaacacctgcacaaatatgaccttcatggaagagtcatcagaagaaaacttctcctacgtcctcaccataaaattcagggtCAGAATTTgcaaaaagaacatctaaacaagcctgatgcattttggaaacaaattcTGTGGACAGATGAGGTATACAATAGAACTCTgggtggccacaatgatcaaaggtacgtgtggagaaaaaagggcacagaatttcaggaaaaaaatatctcgccaaccattaagcatgggggtggataaatcatgctttggggttgtgttgcagaaaATAGCACGAGGAACATTTCACATGTAGAGGAAAAAATGGATTCAAtgacatttcaacaaattcttcatgaggaaaaaagaagagaaaagaggatagcttctataaatggataatgatcctagacCCATAACAAAATCATAATAAACTACCTGAAGGTAttacaatggcctcacagtccccttatctgaacatcattgaaaatgtgTGGCTAGACCTCagtagagcagtgcatgcaaggggACCTAGGAATCTCACAGACTTttacaaggaagaatggatgaaaatccctgaaAAAAGAACTGAAACACTCTAGgatgctacaaaaagcgtttacaagtttTGATACTTACCAAAGGGTGCGCTACTAGATACTAACCATGcaaggtgctcaaacttttgcattggttcattttcttttttgttcattttaaattggaaaagattttttttttttgtgtctaaaatataaaagaaatgtataatttttaactttatgccttttagagtgcATTTCATCTTTGTtaaaactgttcacaataacagtaacttTGACCAggcgtgcccaaacttttacatgccactgtctatatatatacagtggttgaaataagtattaaacatatcaccaatttttttaagtaaatatatttataaaggtactattgacatgatCTTCTCATCAAATGTCGGTAGTAGCCCATCCAgtacacacaggcaaagaaatcaaataagaacacatgaagaaagagaggctcAAAAAGCCTtctaaagtcatgacaccagctgaaatctatcagtaattagcaatcctgtcacttagtgaaaaataatatgagctggttcaactgatggcctataaaaaggtgtcccaTTACCAAGGCgtaacacaagaaacatctcatgatgggtaaaactagtgagctgtctcaagacctatacaaagcatactgatggcattggttacagaataatttctaaactactaaatCTTCCAGTGAGCATTGTTTAGGCCATAAtcaagaagtggaaagaacatcaattCATCATAAACCGGCCACGACCAAGTGC includes these proteins:
- the LOC142290867 gene encoding uncharacterized protein LOC142290867 — encoded protein: MAKDRNHMAADILDLALEIIYLITGEDYTVVKKSPESVTPHLSEARSKTERITKTPLPSLIHEQKILELNNKITELLTGEVPLRCQDFTVYFSMEEWEFVEGHKDRYKDVMMKDQQSVTSVDESSIRNPPERCPSPLHTSKCLEKNQNVALDHQETSVDTAKGLEMPTSMSENDEDRFIGLDGQLFSSPYPKVEDYQSQIGKERAGHKAFTSSEREENSHLSMHEKIHIDEKSFSCLECGNNFSQKSSLVDHLRIHIEEKPYSCGICEECFSQKSNLVEHLSIHTGDKANSCLECGKCFTLKSDLVKHLRIHTGEKPFTCSECGKCFTNKSHLVDHVKIHTGEKPFACSECGKSFTHKSNLLDHLKTHTGEKPFSCLECGKLFKLKNHLDKHERIHTGEKPYSCTECGKCFTHKSAYVLHLRTHTGEKPYSCSECGKCFTYKSGFNHHLRSHAGEKPYSCPECGKCYSYKSSLVEHIRTHTGEKPFKCSECGKCFNHKSNLADHLRTHTGEKPFSCTICGKCFTKKTSLVEHLRIHTGEKPYSCSQCTKCFSQKSAFLAHQKDHLGEKTS